Proteins from a single region of Streptomyces spectabilis:
- a CDS encoding HAD family hydrolase has protein sequence MGKQQHGAHIVWDWNGTLLHDIHAVIDATNASFVEIGLEPITLERYRELYCVPVPLFYERLMGRLPTDAEWLMMDAVFHKHYGARVDACVLAEGAAELLAARQAAGRTQSLLSLAPHEQLVPLVRIHGIAERFVRIDGRTDGSHTGKAERMVRHLAALDGVEASRIVVIGDAVDDAVAAAHVGARAVLYTGGSHSRGSLEAAGVPVVDSLDEAVDLAESLAA, from the coding sequence ATGGGGAAGCAGCAGCACGGGGCCCACATCGTCTGGGACTGGAACGGCACACTTCTGCACGACATCCACGCCGTGATCGACGCGACGAACGCGTCGTTCGTCGAGATAGGCCTGGAGCCGATCACTCTTGAGCGGTATCGCGAGCTGTACTGCGTGCCGGTGCCGCTGTTCTACGAGCGGCTGATGGGGCGGCTGCCCACGGACGCCGAGTGGCTGATGATGGACGCCGTCTTCCACAAGCACTACGGGGCGCGGGTGGACGCGTGCGTCCTCGCCGAGGGCGCGGCGGAGCTGCTCGCCGCGCGGCAGGCCGCGGGGCGGACGCAGTCCCTCCTCTCCCTAGCGCCGCACGAGCAGCTGGTGCCGCTGGTGCGCATACACGGGATCGCCGAGCGCTTCGTACGGATCGACGGGCGTACGGACGGCTCGCACACGGGGAAGGCCGAGCGGATGGTGCGGCACCTCGCGGCGCTCGACGGCGTCGAGGCGTCGCGGATCGTCGTGATCGGGGACGCGGTGGACGACGCGGTCGCCGCGGCGCACGTGGGGGCGCGCGCCGTGCTGTACACCGGGGGGTCGCACAGCCGGGGCAGCCTGGAGGCCGCCGGGGTTCCCGTCGTGGACTCCCTCGACGAGGCCGTGGACCTGGCGGAGAGCCTGGCGGCGTAG
- a CDS encoding DUF6912 family protein, translating into MRVYVPLTLPRLAQAHEAGEVGPGPLTAYAVTPALREWYVSDDIEELEYAALNRAALASLRLLAGEPGTARRRVVLAADVPDGAAVADPDRGLDAGALGEVRIAGALPLAKAAAVHVDADDADADVTAAADALGAADQGDDDAQFVVDGAEDHELLWYATQEIPNLVGPGA; encoded by the coding sequence ATGCGCGTGTACGTACCCCTGACACTGCCCCGTCTCGCGCAGGCGCACGAGGCGGGCGAGGTGGGTCCCGGGCCGCTGACCGCGTACGCCGTGACGCCCGCGCTGCGCGAGTGGTACGTGTCCGACGACATCGAGGAGCTGGAGTACGCGGCCCTCAACCGGGCGGCGCTCGCCTCGCTGCGGCTGCTCGCGGGCGAGCCGGGCACCGCGCGGCGCCGGGTCGTCCTCGCGGCGGACGTGCCGGACGGCGCCGCCGTGGCCGACCCCGACCGGGGCCTGGACGCGGGGGCGCTCGGCGAGGTGCGGATCGCGGGCGCGCTGCCGCTGGCCAAGGCGGCGGCCGTGCACGTCGACGCGGACGACGCCGACGCGGACGTGACGGCGGCGGCGGACGCCCTCGGGGCTGCGGACCAGGGCGACGACGACGCGCAGTTCGTCGTGGACGGCGCGGAGGACCACGAGCTGCTCTGGTACGCGACGCAGGAGATCCCGAACCTGGTCGGCCCCGGGGCCTGA
- a CDS encoding Rv3235 family protein produces the protein MPQSPTPPPTAAAPGMPKVMTRPRRPASTRPAASRPPAGRPPGRPDPRRPGSRSHRVPAQPPPHPAELFTELLLLVLSGQRPVHAVARHVAHTAYDDLVRLAELLPLRSVGGHRPAVRRVGHYEVRPGVYEVFARVGAGPALRALAFRLHRGDDERWRCTAVEVDSGVRHQV, from the coding sequence GTGCCCCAGTCGCCCACTCCGCCGCCGACGGCCGCCGCGCCCGGCATGCCGAAGGTCATGACCCGCCCCCGCCGCCCCGCGAGCACCCGCCCCGCCGCGTCCCGGCCTCCGGCGGGCCGTCCGCCCGGCCGCCCCGATCCGCGCCGCCCGGGCTCCCGGTCGCACCGCGTGCCCGCGCAGCCTCCCCCGCACCCGGCGGAGCTCTTCACGGAGCTGCTGTTACTGGTGCTCAGCGGCCAGCGCCCGGTCCACGCGGTGGCCCGCCACGTCGCCCACACCGCCTACGACGACCTGGTCCGGCTCGCCGAGCTGCTGCCGCTGCGCTCGGTCGGCGGCCACCGGCCCGCCGTGCGGCGCGTCGGCCACTACGAGGTGCGGCCCGGCGTCTACGAGGTCTTCGCCCGCGTCGGCGCGGGCCCCGCCCTGCGCGCCCTGGCGTTCCGGCTGCACCGGGGCGACGACGAGCGCTGGCGCTGCACCGCCGTGGAGGTCGACAGCGGCGTACGGCACCAGGTGTGA
- the secA gene encoding preprotein translocase subunit SecA produces MSVLSKIMRAGEGKILRKLHRIADQVNSIEEDFTVLSDAELRALTAEYKERYADGETLDDLMPEAFATVREAAKRVLGQRHYDVQIMGGAALHMGYVAEMKTGEGKTLVGTLPAYLNALSGKGVHLITVNDYLAERDSEMMGRVHKFLGLNVGCILANMPPAQRREMYNCDITYGTNNEFGFDYLRDNMAWSKDELVQRGHNFAIVDEVDSILVDEARTPLIISGPADQATKWYGDFAKLVTRLTKGKPGEPLKGIEETGDYEVDEKKRTVGIHESGVAKVEDWLGIDNLYESVNTPLVGYLNNAIKAKELFKKDKDYVVIDGEVMIVDEHTGRILAGRRYNEGMHQAIEAKEGVDIKDENQTLATITLQNFFRLYKRADHEGKEVPGLSGMTGTAMTEAAEFHQIYKLGVVPIPTNRPMVRKDQSDLIYRTEVAKFAAVVDDIAEKHDKGQPILVGTTSVEKSEYLSQQLSKRGVQHEVLNAKQHDREATIVAQAGRKGAVTVATNMAGRGTDIKLGGNPEDLAEAELRQQGLDPEEHIEEWAHALPAALERAEQAVKAEFEEVKELGGLYVLGTERHESRRIDNQLRGRSGRQGDPGESRFYLSLGDDLMRLFKAQMVERVMSMANVPDDVPIENKMVTRAIASAQSQVEQQNFETRKNVLKYDEVLNRQREVIYGERRRVLEGEDLHEQVQHFMDDTIDAYVAAESAEGFAEEWDLDRLWGAFKQLYPVKVTIEELEDEVGDRAGLTAEFISEAIKEDVRQQYEAREAQLGSEIMRELERRVVLSVLDRKWREHLYEMDYLQEGIGLRAMAQKDPLVEYQREGFDMFNAMMDGIKEESVGYLFNLEVQVEQQVEEVPVADAAPSLVKDGVQDAVPAGAARPEIRAKGLDAPQRPDRLHFQAPNAEGGVDEGDFTTSGEPTGAAAAAAGDGMTRAERRKAQKGGRRRKK; encoded by the coding sequence GTGTCCGTCCTCTCGAAGATCATGCGTGCAGGCGAAGGCAAGATCCTGCGCAAGCTGCACCGCATCGCGGACCAGGTCAACTCCATCGAGGAGGACTTCACGGTCCTCTCCGACGCCGAGCTGCGCGCGCTGACGGCGGAGTACAAGGAGCGCTATGCCGACGGCGAAACGCTCGACGACCTGATGCCGGAGGCGTTCGCGACCGTGCGCGAGGCCGCCAAGCGCGTCCTCGGCCAGCGCCACTACGACGTGCAGATCATGGGCGGCGCGGCCCTGCACATGGGTTATGTCGCGGAGATGAAGACCGGTGAGGGCAAGACGCTGGTCGGCACTCTGCCCGCGTATCTGAACGCGCTCTCGGGCAAGGGCGTGCACCTGATCACGGTCAACGACTACCTGGCCGAGCGCGACTCCGAAATGATGGGCCGCGTCCACAAGTTCCTCGGTCTGAACGTCGGCTGCATCCTGGCGAACATGCCGCCCGCGCAGCGCCGCGAGATGTACAACTGCGACATCACCTACGGCACGAACAACGAATTCGGCTTCGACTACCTCCGCGACAACATGGCGTGGTCGAAGGACGAGCTGGTCCAGCGCGGCCACAACTTCGCGATCGTCGACGAGGTCGACTCGATCCTCGTCGACGAGGCGCGTACGCCGCTGATCATCTCCGGCCCCGCCGACCAGGCCACCAAGTGGTACGGCGACTTCGCCAAGCTGGTCACCCGCCTCACCAAGGGCAAGCCCGGCGAGCCACTCAAGGGCATCGAGGAGACCGGGGACTACGAGGTCGACGAGAAGAAGCGCACCGTCGGCATCCACGAGTCCGGCGTCGCCAAGGTCGAGGACTGGCTGGGCATCGACAACCTCTACGAGTCGGTGAACACCCCGCTCGTCGGCTACTTGAACAACGCCATCAAGGCCAAGGAACTGTTCAAGAAGGACAAGGACTACGTCGTCATCGACGGCGAAGTCATGATCGTCGACGAGCACACCGGCCGCATCCTCGCCGGCCGCCGCTACAACGAGGGCATGCACCAGGCGATCGAGGCGAAGGAAGGGGTGGACATCAAGGACGAGAACCAGACCCTCGCCACGATCACCCTGCAGAACTTCTTCCGCCTCTACAAGCGCGCCGACCACGAGGGCAAGGAAGTCCCCGGCCTCTCCGGCATGACCGGTACGGCCATGACCGAGGCCGCCGAGTTCCACCAGATCTACAAGCTGGGCGTCGTCCCGATCCCGACGAACCGGCCGATGGTCCGCAAGGACCAGTCGGACCTCATCTACCGCACCGAGGTCGCCAAGTTCGCCGCCGTCGTCGACGACATCGCGGAGAAGCACGACAAGGGCCAGCCGATCCTCGTCGGCACGACGTCGGTCGAGAAGTCCGAGTACCTCTCGCAGCAGCTGTCCAAGCGCGGCGTCCAGCACGAGGTGCTCAACGCCAAGCAGCACGACCGGGAGGCGACGATCGTCGCCCAGGCCGGCCGCAAGGGCGCCGTGACCGTGGCCACGAACATGGCCGGTCGTGGTACGGACATCAAGCTCGGCGGCAACCCCGAGGACCTCGCCGAGGCGGAGCTGCGCCAGCAGGGCCTCGACCCCGAGGAGCACATCGAGGAGTGGGCGCACGCGCTGCCCGCCGCCCTGGAGCGCGCCGAGCAGGCGGTCAAGGCCGAGTTCGAAGAGGTCAAGGAGCTCGGCGGGCTCTACGTCCTCGGCACCGAGCGGCACGAGTCCCGCCGCATCGACAACCAGCTGCGCGGTCGCTCCGGCCGTCAGGGCGACCCCGGTGAGTCGCGCTTCTACCTCTCCCTCGGCGACGACCTCATGCGCCTCTTCAAGGCCCAGATGGTCGAGCGCGTGATGTCCATGGCGAACGTGCCGGACGACGTGCCGATCGAGAACAAGATGGTCACGCGCGCCATCGCCTCCGCCCAGTCGCAGGTCGAGCAGCAGAACTTCGAGACGCGCAAGAACGTCCTCAAGTACGACGAGGTCCTCAACCGCCAGCGCGAGGTCATCTACGGCGAGCGCCGCCGCGTCCTGGAGGGCGAGGACCTGCACGAGCAGGTCCAGCACTTCATGGACGACACCATCGACGCGTACGTCGCGGCGGAGAGCGCCGAGGGCTTCGCGGAGGAGTGGGACCTCGACCGCCTCTGGGGCGCCTTCAAGCAGCTGTATCCGGTGAAGGTCACCATCGAGGAGCTGGAGGACGAGGTCGGCGACCGCGCGGGCCTGACCGCCGAGTTCATCTCCGAGGCCATCAAGGAAGACGTCCGCCAGCAGTACGAGGCCCGGGAGGCGCAGCTCGGCTCCGAGATCATGCGGGAGCTGGAGCGCCGCGTGGTCCTGTCGGTCCTCGACCGCAAGTGGCGCGAGCACCTCTACGAGATGGACTACCTCCAGGAGGGCATCGGCCTCCGCGCCATGGCGCAGAAGGACCCGCTGGTCGAGTACCAGCGCGAGGGCTTCGACATGTTCAACGCCATGATGGACGGCATCAAGGAGGAGTCCGTCGGCTATCTGTTCAACCTGGAGGTCCAGGTCGAGCAGCAGGTCGAGGAGGTCCCCGTGGCGGACGCCGCGCCGTCCCTGGTGAAGGACGGCGTGCAGGACGCGGTTCCGGCCGGTGCTGCCCGCCCGGAGATCCGCGCCAAGGGCCTGGACGCCCCGCAGCGCCCGGACCGCCTGCACTTCCAGGCGCCGAACGCCGAGGGCGGTGTCGACGAGGGCGACTTCACGACCTCCGGCGAGCCCACGGGTGCGGCTGCGGCCGCGGCCGGTGACGGCATGACGCGCGCGGAGCGCCGCAAGGCCCAGAAGGGCGGCCGGCGCCGCAAGAAGTAA
- a CDS encoding GNAT family N-acetyltransferase, which produces MEPVTLTTERLLLRTFTSADTDEVYAACQDPDIQRWTTIPSPYTRVDAEGFTGRMVPDGWRHDIEYTFAVRPREGGPLLAATSLHHPRAGSWEIGFWTAKEHRGQGYTTETVQAMAHWAFTRLGCTRLEWRAEVGNRGSRAVAEKAGFTVEGTLRAALPNKNTLRDCWVGALLPTDIGLPSPQPYLPAPTGPWPSGG; this is translated from the coding sequence ATGGAGCCCGTCACCCTCACCACCGAACGCCTGCTGCTGCGCACCTTCACGTCCGCCGACACGGACGAGGTGTACGCGGCGTGCCAGGACCCCGACATCCAGCGCTGGACGACCATCCCGTCGCCCTACACACGCGTGGACGCCGAGGGCTTCACCGGCCGCATGGTCCCCGACGGCTGGCGCCACGACATCGAGTACACCTTCGCCGTACGCCCCCGTGAGGGCGGCCCGCTGCTCGCCGCGACGAGCCTGCACCACCCGCGCGCGGGCAGCTGGGAGATCGGCTTCTGGACGGCCAAGGAGCACCGGGGCCAGGGCTATACGACGGAGACCGTCCAGGCCATGGCCCACTGGGCGTTCACGCGCCTCGGCTGCACCCGCCTGGAGTGGCGCGCCGAGGTGGGCAACCGGGGATCCCGCGCGGTGGCCGAGAAGGCGGGCTTCACCGTCGAGGGCACCCTCCGCGCGGCCCTGCCCAACAAGAACACCCTCCGCGACTGCTGGGTCGGCGCCCTCCTGCCCACGGACATCGGCCTGCCGTCCCCTCAGCCGTATCTGCCCGCGCCCACGGGACCATGGCCGTCCGGCGGGTGA
- a CDS encoding winged helix-turn-helix domain-containing protein → MTEPTRIPRPEATLTADEARRLALRAQGFLGAPDRKAGVRGVLRHLGAVQLDTISVLARSHELIPYARLGAVGRTTVERAYWTTASPGAAAARPHAFEYWSHAACILPIEEWPHFAFRRRAYRARPHWHHDLPAGAYDQVIKQLRAEGPLTATELGGAKNKGEWWDWSDSKIAVERALMHGEVVCVERRGWKRVYDLAERAVPDDLLHDDLDDRECLRRLVRLAGQALGVGTRADIADYHRLKGEQFDAVVADSGLVPVTVEGWDKPAWADPEALAAPPRGRHRTTLLSPFDSLVWERARTERIFGFTHRLEAYVPKPKRIHGYFAMPVLAGGRLVGRVDPAREGGTLVAKQVSLEGPKAVPAVAQALLEAAEWVGCDAVRVERVADRPELTADLVRALGR, encoded by the coding sequence ATGACCGAGCCCACCCGCATCCCGCGCCCCGAGGCCACTCTCACCGCCGACGAAGCCCGCCGCCTGGCCCTGCGGGCCCAGGGCTTCCTCGGCGCCCCCGACCGCAAGGCAGGCGTCCGCGGAGTCCTCCGCCACCTGGGCGCGGTGCAGCTCGACACGATCTCGGTCCTGGCCCGCTCCCACGAGCTGATCCCGTACGCGCGCCTGGGCGCGGTGGGCCGCACGACGGTGGAGCGGGCGTACTGGACGACCGCGTCCCCCGGCGCGGCCGCGGCACGGCCCCACGCGTTCGAGTACTGGTCCCACGCCGCCTGCATCCTCCCCATCGAGGAGTGGCCCCACTTCGCCTTCCGCCGCCGCGCCTACCGCGCCCGCCCGCACTGGCACCACGACCTCCCGGCCGGCGCGTACGACCAGGTCATCAAGCAGCTCCGCGCCGAAGGCCCGCTCACGGCCACCGAGTTGGGCGGCGCGAAGAACAAGGGCGAGTGGTGGGACTGGTCCGACTCCAAGATCGCGGTGGAGCGCGCGCTGATGCACGGCGAGGTGGTGTGCGTGGAGCGCCGCGGCTGGAAGCGGGTGTACGACCTCGCGGAGCGCGCCGTCCCCGACGACCTGCTCCACGACGACCTGGACGACCGGGAGTGCCTGCGCCGCCTGGTCCGCCTGGCCGGCCAGGCCCTCGGCGTGGGCACGCGCGCGGACATCGCGGACTACCACCGACTCAAGGGCGAGCAGTTCGACGCGGTCGTCGCCGACTCGGGCCTGGTCCCGGTGACGGTCGAGGGCTGGGACAAGCCCGCCTGGGCGGACCCCGAGGCCCTGGCCGCGCCCCCGCGCGGCCGCCACCGCACCACGCTCCTTTCGCCCTTCGACTCCCTGGTCTGGGAGCGGGCCCGCACGGAGCGGATCTTCGGCTTCACCCACCGCCTGGAGGCGTACGTCCCGAAGCCGAAGCGGATCCACGGCTATTTCGCGATGCCCGTCCTCGCGGGCGGCCGTCTGGTGGGCCGGGTGGACCCGGCGCGCGAGGGCGGCACGCTGGTCGCCAAGCAGGTGTCCCTGGAGGGCCCCAAGGCGGTGCCCGCGGTCGCCCAGGCGCTCCTGGAGGCGGCGGAGTGGGTGGGCTGCGACGCGGTGCGCGTGGAGCGCGTGGCGGACCGCCCCGAGCTGACGGCCGACCTGGTCCGCGCCCTGGGGCGCTGA
- a CDS encoding response regulator, whose product MADSFGPMRNEDAGDGIGIGTDAGAPRKEPIRVLVVDDHALFRRGLEIVLAAEEDIQVVGEAGDGAEAVDKAADLLPDIVLMDVRMPKRGGIEACTSIKEVAPSAKIIMLTISDEEADLYDAIKAGATGYLLKEISTDEVATAIRAVADGQSQISPSMASKLLTEFKSMIQRTDERRLVPAPRLTDRELEVLKLVATGMNNRDIAKELFISENTVKNHVRNILEKLQLHSRMEAVVYAMREKILEIR is encoded by the coding sequence ATGGCGGACAGCTTCGGACCGATGCGGAACGAGGATGCCGGGGACGGCATCGGCATCGGCACGGACGCGGGCGCCCCGCGCAAGGAGCCCATCCGGGTCCTCGTGGTGGACGACCACGCGCTCTTCCGACGCGGCCTGGAGATCGTCCTCGCCGCCGAGGAGGACATCCAGGTCGTCGGTGAGGCGGGCGACGGGGCGGAGGCGGTGGACAAGGCCGCCGATCTCCTGCCGGACATCGTCCTCATGGACGTGCGGATGCCCAAGCGCGGCGGCATCGAGGCCTGTACCTCCATCAAGGAGGTGGCCCCCAGCGCAAAGATCATCATGCTGACGATCAGCGACGAGGAGGCCGACCTCTACGACGCGATCAAGGCGGGCGCCACCGGCTATCTGCTCAAGGAGATCTCCACGGACGAGGTCGCCACGGCGATCCGCGCGGTCGCCGACGGGCAGTCGCAGATCAGCCCGTCGATGGCGTCGAAGCTGCTCACGGAGTTCAAGTCGATGATCCAGCGCACGGACGAGCGCCGACTCGTGCCGGCGCCCCGGCTCACCGACCGGGAGCTGGAGGTCCTCAAGCTGGTGGCCACGGGTATGAACAACCGGGACATCGCCAAGGAGTTGTTCATCTCCGAGAACACCGTGAAGAACCACGTGCGCAACATCCTGGAGAAGCTCCAGCTGCACTCCCGGATGGAGGCCGTGGTGTACGCGATGCGGGAGAAGATCCTCGAGATCCGGTGA
- the hpf gene encoding ribosome hibernation-promoting factor, HPF/YfiA family translates to MDIVVKGRKTEVPERFRKHVAEKLKLDKIQKLDGKVISLDVEVSKETNPRQADRSDRVEITVRGRGPVIRAEASASDPYAALDLATAKLEARLRKQHEKRHNRRGTGRLTAAEVASRVPDAAHLNGDGSLAHDEEPEGVPTTRIGSLEIQGEGPLVVREKTHVAAPMSLDQALYEMELVGHDFYLFIDSETKEPSVVYRRHAYDYGVIHLNADPMVTQAQAAGGGSALGG, encoded by the coding sequence GTGGACATCGTCGTCAAGGGCCGCAAGACCGAGGTGCCCGAGCGGTTCCGCAAGCACGTGGCCGAGAAGCTGAAGCTGGACAAGATCCAGAAGCTCGACGGCAAGGTGATCAGCCTCGACGTCGAGGTGTCCAAGGAAACCAACCCGCGTCAGGCCGACCGTTCCGACCGTGTGGAGATCACCGTCCGCGGGCGCGGACCCGTGATCCGTGCCGAGGCCTCGGCATCCGATCCCTACGCGGCACTCGACCTGGCCACCGCCAAGCTCGAAGCCCGGCTGCGCAAGCAGCACGAGAAGCGGCACAACAGGCGTGGCACCGGCAGGCTCACCGCCGCCGAGGTCGCCAGCCGCGTGCCGGACGCGGCGCATCTCAACGGGGACGGCAGCCTGGCTCACGACGAAGAGCCCGAAGGCGTGCCGACCACCAGGATCGGCTCGCTGGAGATCCAGGGCGAAGGCCCCCTCGTGGTCCGCGAGAAGACACACGTCGCGGCCCCCATGTCGCTCGACCAAGCGCTCTACGAGATGGAGCTGGTCGGCCACGACTTCTACTTGTTCATCGACTCCGAGACCAAGGAACCGAGCGTCGTCTACCGTCGGCACGCCTACGACTACGGCGTGATCCACCTCAACGCGGACCCCATGGTCACCCAGGCGCAGGCGGCCGGCGGAGGCAGTGCCCTCGGCGGCTGA
- a CDS encoding ComF family protein, whose amino-acid sequence MRGWWQDLTDLVLPAECGGCGTPRVALCARCRAALCGAAPRRVRPVPEPPGLPVVHAAAAYEEAVRAVLLAHKERGALALVGPLGEALAGAVRASLAYGDEGARGAKGARGTTAGGAGAVPVLLVPVPSAGRAVRARGHDPVRRIALAAAGELRRRGVPARVLGALRQRRPVADQAGLNSRERRANLSGALGTVPGAGPLLRGAGHVVVVDDLMTTGASLTEAARALGGVDGVQGEGDDQAHRTGPHRARNGAENQIGNQPSRGEGNGTAGVPANALVARAKGAAKTVSAAVVAASPDSFKINRN is encoded by the coding sequence ATGCGGGGGTGGTGGCAGGACCTCACGGATCTGGTGCTGCCCGCCGAGTGCGGAGGCTGCGGGACGCCTCGGGTGGCGCTGTGCGCGCGGTGCCGGGCCGCTCTGTGCGGGGCCGCGCCGCGCAGGGTGCGGCCGGTGCCGGAGCCGCCGGGCCTTCCGGTGGTGCACGCGGCGGCGGCGTACGAGGAAGCGGTGCGGGCGGTGCTGCTCGCACACAAGGAAAGGGGCGCGCTGGCCCTCGTCGGGCCGCTCGGCGAGGCGCTCGCGGGAGCGGTGCGGGCCTCGCTGGCGTACGGCGACGAGGGGGCGCGCGGCGCGAAGGGGGCGCGCGGCACGACCGCCGGGGGAGCCGGTGCGGTCCCCGTGCTGCTGGTCCCGGTGCCGTCCGCCGGGCGGGCGGTGCGGGCGCGGGGGCACGACCCCGTGCGGCGGATCGCGCTCGCGGCGGCGGGTGAGCTGCGCCGCCGCGGAGTGCCCGCGCGGGTGCTCGGGGCGCTGCGGCAGCGGCGGCCGGTCGCCGACCAGGCCGGTCTCAACTCCCGTGAGCGGCGGGCGAATCTGTCGGGCGCCCTCGGGACGGTCCCCGGAGCCGGGCCGCTGCTGCGGGGCGCGGGGCACGTCGTCGTGGTGGACGACCTCATGACGACCGGCGCCTCCCTCACGGAGGCGGCCCGCGCGTTGGGTGGCGTAGATGGCGTACAGGGGGAAGGAGATGACCAAGCGCACCGGACCGGGCCGCACCGAGCACGGAACGGGGCGGAGAACCAGATAGGGAACCAGCCAAGCCGCGGCGAGGGGAACGGCACCGCGGGTGTACCCGCTAATGCCCTGGTGGCCCGGGCAAAGGGGGCCGCAAAGACGGTCAGCGCGGCGGTCGTGGCGGCTTCACCGGATTCCTTCAAAATAAACCGGAACTGA